The Deinococcus metallilatus genome segment TCATCAGGTTGACTTCGGCCTTGCCGTAGTTGTTCGCGCCGAGGCGGGCGTTGGCTTTGGGCTGGGTCTGCTGCTGGGTCTGCGTCATGCTCCTGCTCCTTTTACTTCCTGGCCCTGGTCCACCAGGTCGAGAACCCTGAGACGTGCGATCTTGCCGATTTCCCGGAGAGCGGTTTCCCGCTCCTGTTCCGGCGAGTTGTGCAGGCGCGTGGCGGCACCGCTCATGATGGTGTCCTTGGTGTTCTCGCGCACGCAGACGATGTAGGGCATGTCGAACTTGTCGTGGTAGGCCGCGTTGATGCGGTGAAACTCGGCGTATTCCTCGGGGGTCAGGCGGTCCAGACCGGCGGAAGCCTGTTCGGAGGCGGATTCGGGCGTCACTTCTCCGGCCAGAGCGGCCTTGCCGGCGAGGTCGGGGTGGGCGCGGATCAGGGCGAGCTGCTCTGCGGGGGTATCGGCCAGGACGGCTCCAGTAAAGGCGGCGGCCAGTTCCTCCACATCGGCGAAGGGGCGCTCTTTGCCCACCCGCTCGGCGTAGCGCGGGCTGTGTTCCAGCACGCCGCCGAAGAGGCGCACGAAGTCGGAGAGCGGGAGGGCGTTCACCTCAGCCAGGGACAGGAAGGCGTTCAATGGATGTCCCCCACTTCCGGCGCGTGCGCGGTGGCGTCGGCGGTGTACGAGCGGCGCTCGGCCCCGGTGCTGAGGATATTGAAGAGGATGTTCAGCAGGATGGCGGCCAGGGCGGCGGCGGTAATGCCGCTTTCCAGGAAGAGGCTGGCCCAGCTCGGCAGCTTCTCGTAGAGGGTCGGCACGGTCGCCGGGATCACGCCCAGCGCAATGCTGACGGCGACGATGGTGAGGTTGCGGGTGTCGGCCATGTTGACGCGGGTCAGGGTCTGAATTCCGGCGGCGGCCACGGTGCCGAACAGCACCAGCCCGGCCCCGCCCAGCACCGGCAGCGGGATGGAGGCCACCAGCGCGCCCAGCTTGGGGAAGAAGCCCAGCAGCATCAGGATGACGCCCGCGGCGGCCACCACGAAGCGGCTGCGGATGCCGGTGAAGCGCACCAGACCGACGTTCTGCGCGAAGGCCGTGAAGGGGAACACGTTGAAGAAGCCCCCCAGCGCGGACGAGAGGCCGTCGGCACGCAGGCCGTTTGCCACGTCGCGGGCATTGACGGGCCGCTCGGTGATCTCACCGATGGCGAGCAGGTCGGCAGTGGTTTCGACCATCACGACCAGCATCACCAGGATCATCGACAGGATCGGCACCAGCAGGAAGGTCGGCGCGCCGAAGAAGAAGGGGGGCGTGAAGCCGACGGCGGCGGCGGTGCCCACCGTGGCAAAGGACGCCTTGCCCAGCAGCGCGGCCACGACCGTGCCGAACACCAGGCCCAGCAGCACGGCGATGCGGCTCCAGAACCCCTTGCCAAAACGGGTGACCAGCAGCACGAACAGCAGGGTCAGCGCGGCCAGGCCCAGGTTGGCAGGCGCGCCGAAGTCCGGGGTTCCGGGCACGCCGCCGCCCGCCCAGCGGATCGCGACCGGCATCAGCGAAACCCCGATGATGGTGATAACCGTCCCCGTCACCACTGGCGGGAAGAAGCGCAGGAGGCGCGAGAAGAAGGGCGCCGCGATCACCGTGAAGATGCCCGCCGCGATCACCGCGCCGTAGATGCCCGGCAGCCCGGACTGCTTGCCGATCAGGATCATGGTCGCCACCGACGCGAAGGTGGTGCCCTGCACCAGCGGCAGCTTGGCCCCGAAGCCGGGGAAGCCGATGGTCTGGATCAGGGTGGCGATGCCGCACATGAAGAAACTGGCGTTCACGATCCGCACCACATGGTCGTGGTCCAGCCCCAGGGCGGAGGCCAGCACCAGCGGCACGGCCACAATCCCGGCATACATGCTCAGGACGTGCTGAAGCCCGAAGGCGATCATGCGCCCGAGCGGCGGCACTTCGTCGACGGGGTGGGTGGACCGGACAGGAACAGTTCCTTGGGTCATGCAGACCTCCCTACGGGGACGTGGCCGGGGGCACACGCCGGAGAAACGGTGCGGCCGGAGCCGCCAGACGACCGGACTACTTAGACATCTATGTACTTGAGTCGCTTCATCGTAGGGACAATCGCCAGTGCTGTCAAGCCGTGGAGTATCTGTTCACAGGATGAAAATCACCAGTGGTCTTGACAAGTGCTGAAGAGCGGCGCCGGACCTTTAGGGCAACCGCAACGTCCGGTTTTGGGTAGGCTCGTCCCGTTCAACCCCTCAGTCAGCTCCGCTGACAGCTCCCCTCAAGGGGAGCCAGGGGCTCAATTTGCCCTCCAAGGCGTCCAGCCTGTGGCCTCCCTTTGAACGCCTGGTGTGCAATAGAAATTTGCTGCCTTGGATGGGCTTTTTTCTCCCTCTCCCCTTGCGGGGGACTCGTAGAGCTGCTTGCAGAGGGCTGGGGAGGGGGGTGGCGGGCGAAGCTCGCCCTCATGCAGACGAGAAAAATGCTCCTGATGACCTGACCCACCCGTCCCGCATTTCACATCAGGCGTCTTGAGGGGCGTGGCCCGCAGGGCCGGACTCGCAGAGCGGCGCAGCAGCGGGGTTCAACCGGGCCTGTGCGGACTCGGCACCTTTGCGGTGGCCCTGGCCGGACCTTCCCGCGCCCCTCCCGCTCCAGAACCCGCGTGCTAGGCTCAGACGCACTGAGGCATCCAACATGGCTCCCCCCCAGACTTCCGACCTCCTCGAACGTATCCGCCAGGACTGGGCACAGACCCAGCCCGACCTCGACCCCGGCCCGATGCTGCCCCTGCTGCTGCTGGGACGGCTGCACACCGCGCTGGTCCGGCAGATCGAAACCACCTACCAGCCCGCAGGGATCAATCCGGCAGGCTGGGACCTACTGCTGACGCTGTACCGTTCCGCGCCCCCGGAGGGCCTGACGCCCACCCAGCTCACCGACCTGACCGCCATCAGCGGCCCCTCCATCACCAACCGGGTGGACCGGCTGGTCCAGAAGGGGCTGGCCGAGCGGCTGGCGAGCGAGTCCGACCGCCGCTCGGTGCAGGTGCGGCTGACCCCGGCGGGCCGGGCGCTGGTGGAGGAACTGCTGCCGCACCACGTCGCCAACGAGGCCAGGATCCTGTCGGCGCTGACCCCCGCCGAGACGCAGACGCTCGAACGCCTCGCGCTCAAGCTGCTGGCCGAACTGGAAGCGCCCGAACCGCTGGAAACCCCGGCCCACTGACCACCGGAAGGTCTGTCCCCGCCCGCGCCGGAGGCTGCGGTCAGGGGTCAGCAGGCCCGCGGGTCGGGGATTCCTCCGCCCCGGAAGAGCCTTGCCCGGCTGCGGGCAGGGGCAACACCTGCAAGGCTGCCTCCACGACGGCCGGGTCAAAGGAGATGCCGGAGAGCCGCCGAAGTTCACGCAGGGCGCTGGTGACGGTCCAGGCCGCCTTGTACGGGCGGTCGTGGGTGAGCGCGTCGAAGACGTCCGCGACCGCCACGATGCGGGCGGTGAGCGGAATGGCCTCGCCTCGCAGGTCGAGGGGGTAGCCGCCGCCCGCCCAGCGCTCGTGGTGGGCGCGGGCGATCTCCTCGGCCATCTGGAGCAGGCGGGACTGCCCGCCCGACAGGATGCGGCTCCCGATCAGGGTGTGCTGCTGCATGTGCCGGTACTCCTCCTCGGTCAGCACGCCGGTCTTCAGGAGAATGCGGTCAGGAATCCCGATCTTGCCGACGTCATGGAGCCGGGCCGCGACCCGCAGCAGTTCGACCGTTTCGTGGGGCAGCCCGAGGCGCAGGGCGATGGCCGCCGACATCTGGCCCACCCGCCAGGTGTGCTCGCCGGTCGAGTCGTCCCGGTACTCGGCGGCCACCGCGAGCCGGGTCACGACCTCCAGGTGCGCCTGTTCCAGGCTGTGCGTGCGCTCGCGCACCTCCTCCTCGGCCAGGGCGCGGGCCTCCTCGGCCGCCACCAGCCGCAGCCGCGTCAGCTCCGCCTGATGCTGCGCGCGCTCCAGCTCGAAGTTGCCGGTCAGCGTCTGCACCCGCTGCTCGACCTCCGTGTTCAGGATCTCGCGCTCCTGCTGGTAGAGCTGTTCCAGATGTGCCAGGGCGCGGGCGTGGTCGCCCCGGCGGGCATACATGGGATACAGGGCCCGGTGGACGTCGCAGACTGCCTTGGGGCGGCCCATCCCGCGCGCCAGCGACAGGGCCAGTTCCAGCGTGGCGAGGGCCGCGGGCAGGTCCTCCAGCCGCTCCTGGACTTCACCGAGGTGCAGCAGGGCGTACAGTTGCCCCTCCAGGTCCCCCGTCTCGCGGGCGATCTCCCCCGCCTGGCGGTAGGCGCTCTCGGCCTCCACCTCCTGCCCCTCCGCCATCAGCAGTTGCCCCAGCCCCGTCAGGGCCGAGGCCTCCACCTGCCGGTACTGCCCTTCGCGCGCGAGGTCCAGCGCCCGTTCGTAGGCGGCGCGGGCGGCCGCCGCCTCCCCCAGGGCCTGC includes the following:
- the uraD gene encoding 2-oxo-4-hydroxy-4-carboxy-5-ureidoimidazoline decarboxylase, with amino-acid sequence MNAFLSLAEVNALPLSDFVRLFGGVLEHSPRYAERVGKERPFADVEELAAAFTGAVLADTPAEQLALIRAHPDLAGKAALAGEVTPESASEQASAGLDRLTPEEYAEFHRINAAYHDKFDMPYIVCVRENTKDTIMSGAATRLHNSPEQERETALREIGKIARLRVLDLVDQGQEVKGAGA
- a CDS encoding nucleobase:cation symporter-2 family protein; this translates as MTQGTVPVRSTHPVDEVPPLGRMIAFGLQHVLSMYAGIVAVPLVLASALGLDHDHVVRIVNASFFMCGIATLIQTIGFPGFGAKLPLVQGTTFASVATMILIGKQSGLPGIYGAVIAAGIFTVIAAPFFSRLLRFFPPVVTGTVITIIGVSLMPVAIRWAGGGVPGTPDFGAPANLGLAALTLLFVLLVTRFGKGFWSRIAVLLGLVFGTVVAALLGKASFATVGTAAAVGFTPPFFFGAPTFLLVPILSMILVMLVVMVETTADLLAIGEITERPVNARDVANGLRADGLSSALGGFFNVFPFTAFAQNVGLVRFTGIRSRFVVAAAGVILMLLGFFPKLGALVASIPLPVLGGAGLVLFGTVAAAGIQTLTRVNMADTRNLTIVAVSIALGVIPATVPTLYEKLPSWASLFLESGITAAALAAILLNILFNILSTGAERRSYTADATAHAPEVGDIH
- a CDS encoding MarR family winged helix-turn-helix transcriptional regulator — encoded protein: MAPPQTSDLLERIRQDWAQTQPDLDPGPMLPLLLLGRLHTALVRQIETTYQPAGINPAGWDLLLTLYRSAPPEGLTPTQLTDLTAISGPSITNRVDRLVQKGLAERLASESDRRSVQVRLTPAGRALVEELLPHHVANEARILSALTPAETQTLERLALKLLAELEAPEPLETPAH
- a CDS encoding HD domain-containing phosphohydrolase, which translates into the protein MPPSDLRGGRPGERALALLEQAERLTAVDEARALQVAELALAAAGEESRPRLRAQAHHLIGQMQARRGDGERAAYHLEAALGLFLALGDRRAEGRVRRDLGAALLDQGRFREAEGQLTQALGQSAVGEDGRGDILNSLAGLYHAAGQYAESLDSLRAALGEFRQAGDVVGEVKVLCNLGTLLTSLGRYPEALEHLQAAYALSTGPARAQLAGHRSQGAMLLSLGALLLDMGDPREAQRYFDEALAFGQHSGDQVIAANAMLNRAEAQQALGEAAAARAAYERALDLAREGQYRQVEASALTGLGQLLMAEGQEVEAESAYRQAGEIARETGDLEGQLYALLHLGEVQERLEDLPAALATLELALSLARGMGRPKAVCDVHRALYPMYARRGDHARALAHLEQLYQQEREILNTEVEQRVQTLTGNFELERAQHQAELTRLRLVAAEEARALAEEEVRERTHSLEQAHLEVVTRLAVAAEYRDDSTGEHTWRVGQMSAAIALRLGLPHETVELLRVAARLHDVGKIGIPDRILLKTGVLTEEEYRHMQQHTLIGSRILSGGQSRLLQMAEEIARAHHERWAGGGYPLDLRGEAIPLTARIVAVADVFDALTHDRPYKAAWTVTSALRELRRLSGISFDPAVVEAALQVLPLPAAGQGSSGAEESPTRGPADP